One window from the genome of Pseudomonadota bacterium encodes:
- a CDS encoding aldolase catalytic domain-containing protein, which produces MYRPQIKVIDCTVRDGGLMNKWQFSEDFVRNVYHALGKAGVDYMEIGYLSSEGMFSRDEMGPWKFCAEKDLRRVIGDGEKKVKLSAMADIGRIEFDDIVVSSESSLDMIRVACYVHQIDKAIALAHHCMDKGYETTINLMAISTVNERDLEEALNDLAQSRVPIIYLVDSYGFFYSEHIDVLAKKYMTSLPGKTIGIHCHNNQQLGFANTISAIINGVNFLDATLYGIGRGAGNCPLELLISFLKNPKFNVRPLIEVIEKEVLPWSKKIDWGYSIPYMVTGTLNQHPRTAIALMESKDKDNVTDFFDQATSLPT; this is translated from the coding sequence GTGTACAGGCCCCAGATTAAAGTGATCGACTGCACCGTCAGGGATGGCGGTTTGATGAACAAGTGGCAGTTCAGTGAGGATTTCGTGCGCAATGTCTATCATGCCCTCGGCAAGGCGGGGGTTGATTATATGGAGATCGGCTATCTCAGTTCGGAGGGGATGTTTTCCCGGGATGAGATGGGACCCTGGAAATTCTGTGCGGAAAAGGACTTGAGGCGGGTCATCGGCGACGGGGAGAAGAAGGTCAAGCTCTCGGCGATGGCTGATATCGGCCGGATAGAGTTTGACGATATCGTGGTCAGCAGTGAAAGTTCCCTGGATATGATCAGGGTCGCCTGTTATGTCCACCAGATTGACAAGGCGATCGCGCTGGCCCACCATTGCATGGACAAGGGATATGAGACGACCATCAACCTGATGGCCATTTCCACCGTCAACGAACGGGACCTTGAAGAGGCTTTGAACGATCTTGCCCAGAGCCGGGTGCCGATCATCTATCTGGTTGACAGCTATGGGTTCTTCTATTCCGAACACATCGATGTACTGGCGAAGAAGTATATGACCAGCCTGCCCGGCAAAACCATCGGTATTCATTGCCACAACAATCAGCAGCTCGGTTTCGCCAACACCATTTCAGCGATCATCAACGGGGTCAACTTCCTTGATGCGACCCTGTATGGAATCGGCCGGGGCGCGGGAAACTGCCCGCTTGAACTTCTGATCTCCTTCCTGAAGAATCCAAAATTCAACGTCCGTCCTCTGATTGAAGTTATCGAGAAGGAGGTCCTCCCCTGGAGCAAGAAAATCGACTGGGGGTACTCAATTCCCTACATGGTTACCGGAACCCTGAACCAGCACCCGCGGACGGCCATTGCCTTGATGGAGTCCAAGGACAAAGATAATGTGACCGACTTTTTTGATCAGGCGACCTCGCTTCCGACCTGA
- a CDS encoding bifunctional 4-hydroxy-2-oxoglutarate aldolase/2-dehydro-3-deoxy-phosphogluconate aldolase, whose product MQLDVPVIGILRGVEGSFFRELMAVAFGAGLQAMEITMNTPGAVDIVAGCRGDVPADRYLGMGTVRCLEEARAAIDCGAMFLVTPNTSVRVIEFAGKKGVPVIAGAFTPTEVYTAWSAGAEMVKVFPCGVVGPEYIRELRGPFDQIPMIAVGGVNIHNIGDYFACGAAGVGIGNSLFGRAAMAEKDLESVAKNVGEYLNAIRKATADSIAKY is encoded by the coding sequence ATGCAACTTGATGTTCCTGTGATTGGAATCCTGCGGGGGGTGGAAGGCTCTTTTTTCAGGGAGCTGATGGCGGTTGCCTTTGGCGCCGGTCTTCAGGCCATGGAAATAACCATGAATACCCCGGGCGCTGTTGATATTGTCGCGGGCTGCCGGGGAGATGTCCCGGCCGACAGGTACCTCGGGATGGGCACCGTCCGGTGTCTTGAGGAGGCTCGTGCGGCAATTGACTGCGGAGCGATGTTTCTCGTGACACCTAACACCAGTGTCCGGGTTATTGAATTTGCCGGGAAGAAAGGTGTGCCGGTCATAGCGGGGGCTTTTACTCCCACCGAGGTGTATACCGCCTGGTCTGCGGGAGCGGAGATGGTCAAGGTGTTTCCCTGTGGTGTTGTGGGTCCGGAATATATCAGGGAGTTGAGGGGCCCTTTTGACCAGATCCCGATGATCGCCGTCGGCGGGGTGAATATTCACAATATCGGCGACTATTTTGCCTGCGGCGCGGCAGGGGTGGGAATAGGGAATTCCCTTTTCGGCCGGGCGGCAATGGCCGAAAAAGACCTTGAATCCGTCGCGAAAAACGTAGGGGAATATCTCAATGCCATCAGAAAAGCGACCGCCGACAGCATTGCAAAATATTAA
- a CDS encoding PAS domain S-box protein, with protein MPEKQVIIQNALEAIITVNQAGVITSWNTAAENIFGWTEKEALDRKFSEVITNGSGPILPGITDNVGSLQVEKKINHKDGRKVAVELLVTDVSTEKSPLLAVFARDISKRWEREKRLNRSLNDQQIVNALLNVSLMAGSMEDQLELILELILSIKTIKLLPSGAILLVEDNPETLVLKVQRGFSAQQIATCSQVPFGTCHCGRAARSGEIQFVECIDSSHDFTFDKMKPHGHYCVPIRYEGRVLGVIALYIEEGHRQDGQELETLSAIANVLAGILARKKMDTQLVELVDSLKLTIRDLDNQKKFNESVIGSLDRGLMILDKEGRIEKTNPAGELLIRSFYNDDPLGRTLAEVIGKTAAEQIRKGEGQNRFERAEISLKTRTSGSGKKIFEYTTVPREDASGQEQGTIITLKDVTDLKKIQAEMEKMNRFSTIAEIASAVAHEVRNPLAGIRTMSQAIDEQLPAGDDKKEYIQRVIKQVDRLNILLTDFFTYARPPEPKQVKISLKKIMDDIKPLVSSRISKCRIALQESYQPKLPDIMVDPNQIQQVFLNLMLNAIDAIKQGGTISVKAESYNGGKHPFDTDLFPWLLEHKNFVSVHFSDDGCGIPDEISDKVFEPFFTNKHDGSGLGLSIVYRILKENNAGIYIDRNRKKGATFILFFSV; from the coding sequence ATGCCGGAAAAACAAGTTATTATCCAAAACGCCCTTGAAGCGATCATCACCGTCAACCAGGCCGGAGTCATCACCTCCTGGAACACCGCGGCGGAAAACATCTTCGGCTGGACCGAAAAGGAAGCCCTTGACCGAAAATTTTCCGAAGTGATCACCAACGGTTCCGGTCCCATACTCCCCGGGATCACCGACAATGTCGGGAGCCTCCAGGTTGAAAAAAAAATCAATCATAAAGACGGCCGCAAGGTTGCCGTCGAACTGCTGGTCACCGACGTCTCCACCGAAAAAAGTCCGCTGCTGGCTGTATTTGCCAGGGACATTTCCAAACGATGGGAAAGGGAAAAGAGGCTGAACCGCTCCCTCAACGACCAGCAGATCGTCAACGCCCTGCTCAATGTGTCACTGATGGCCGGATCGATGGAAGACCAGCTGGAACTGATTCTTGAGCTGATCCTGTCGATTAAAACCATCAAACTCCTGCCCAGCGGAGCGATTCTTCTGGTTGAAGACAATCCTGAAACCCTGGTGCTAAAAGTCCAGCGAGGATTCTCGGCGCAGCAGATCGCAACCTGCAGCCAGGTCCCTTTCGGCACCTGTCATTGCGGCAGGGCGGCACGCTCCGGCGAGATCCAGTTTGTCGAATGTATCGACAGCAGTCATGATTTCACCTTCGACAAGATGAAACCCCACGGCCATTACTGTGTCCCGATCAGATACGAGGGCAGAGTCCTTGGTGTGATCGCCCTGTACATTGAAGAAGGCCACCGGCAGGACGGCCAGGAACTGGAAACCCTTTCCGCGATCGCCAACGTCCTGGCCGGGATTCTCGCCAGGAAAAAAATGGATACCCAGCTGGTCGAACTTGTCGACAGCCTCAAGCTGACCATCAGAGACCTCGACAACCAGAAAAAATTCAACGAATCGGTTATCGGCAGCCTCGATCGCGGGCTGATGATCCTTGACAAGGAAGGGCGGATTGAAAAAACAAACCCCGCCGGAGAACTGTTGATTAGATCCTTTTATAACGATGACCCTCTGGGCCGAACGCTTGCCGAAGTCATCGGAAAAACTGCCGCCGAACAGATCAGAAAGGGGGAAGGGCAGAACCGGTTTGAGCGGGCGGAAATATCGCTGAAAACCAGAACTTCAGGTTCCGGCAAGAAAATATTCGAATACACCACCGTGCCGCGGGAAGATGCTTCCGGGCAGGAACAGGGGACGATCATCACCTTGAAGGATGTCACGGACCTGAAAAAGATCCAGGCGGAGATGGAAAAGATGAACCGCTTCAGCACCATTGCCGAGATCGCCTCCGCAGTGGCCCACGAAGTGAGAAACCCCCTGGCCGGAATCAGGACCATGTCCCAGGCGATCGACGAACAGCTGCCCGCAGGAGACGACAAGAAAGAATATATCCAGCGGGTGATCAAGCAGGTGGACCGGCTCAATATCCTCCTCACCGATTTCTTCACCTATGCCAGGCCCCCGGAGCCCAAGCAGGTGAAAATTTCGCTGAAGAAAATCATGGATGATATCAAGCCCCTGGTCAGCTCCCGGATCAGCAAATGCCGGATTGCCCTGCAGGAAAGCTACCAGCCAAAACTCCCCGACATCATGGTCGACCCGAACCAGATCCAGCAGGTTTTCTTAAACCTGATGCTGAACGCCATCGATGCCATCAAGCAGGGCGGCACCATCAGCGTCAAAGCGGAATCTTACAATGGCGGCAAGCATCCGTTCGATACCGATCTCTTCCCGTGGCTGCTGGAACACAAAAACTTCGTATCGGTTCATTTCAGTGATGACGGCTGCGGGATTCCCGACGAGATCTCCGACAAGGTCTTCGAACCATTTTTTACCAACAAACACGACGGCTCAGGCCTCGGGCTGTCAATTGTTTATCGGATCCTGAAAGAGAACAACGCCGGGATTTACATCGACCGGAACCGGAAAAAAGGTGCAACCTTCATTCTTTTTTTCAGTGTATGA
- a CDS encoding sigma-54 dependent transcriptional regulator, protein MAKVLIIEDSEDIRLVLSDLVRKEGYTPFAAGSGEEGLQILGSQVIDLVFLDIGLPDANGIELLTPIHETAPDVDVVMLTGMNDARSAVNSLKGGAVDYIIKPFELLEFRHILTRLIAGRLSFKQAALHARETNKTDNMLGNSPGMVRLRAEIETAARVKAPVLITGETGTGKELVARAIYRQSQSGEGVFVKIDCGTLSPAIMESELFGHEKGAFTDARESRKGLVEMADGGTLFLDEIGNLPLDLQPKLLRLIEESTFRKVGGAKDIQVNVRIIAATNVSIAEEIRTGRFRDDLYYRLNVLNIQIPPLRDRGDDVLLLAAIFLDTFSREMKKKIRGFTPDAEKEIRDHDWPGNVRELKNHIERGVIYCNGDRLHSTGLKKKMPTSQDEERLTLQEMETLHIRKVLQATGNNKSQAARILDISRTTLREKLNR, encoded by the coding sequence ATGGCAAAAGTTCTGATCATAGAGGATTCGGAAGACATCAGACTGGTATTGTCCGATCTGGTGAGAAAGGAAGGGTACACCCCCTTTGCGGCGGGCTCCGGCGAAGAAGGGCTGCAAATCCTCGGCAGCCAGGTGATCGATCTGGTCTTCCTCGACATCGGTCTGCCCGATGCGAACGGCATCGAACTGCTCACCCCGATCCATGAGACGGCGCCGGACGTGGACGTGGTCATGCTGACCGGGATGAACGATGCCAGATCCGCGGTGAATTCCCTAAAAGGGGGCGCCGTCGACTATATTATCAAGCCCTTCGAACTCCTTGAGTTCAGACATATCCTGACCCGGCTGATCGCAGGCCGACTCTCCTTCAAGCAGGCCGCCCTGCACGCCAGGGAAACCAACAAAACGGACAATATGCTGGGAAATTCACCGGGCATGGTCCGCCTCAGAGCCGAGATTGAGACCGCCGCCCGGGTCAAGGCGCCGGTTCTGATCACCGGTGAAACCGGGACCGGCAAGGAACTTGTCGCCCGAGCAATCTACCGGCAATCTCAATCCGGAGAAGGGGTTTTTGTCAAGATTGACTGCGGCACCCTCTCTCCCGCGATCATGGAATCAGAGCTTTTCGGCCATGAAAAAGGCGCCTTTACCGATGCCAGGGAATCCCGTAAGGGCCTGGTGGAAATGGCCGACGGCGGCACCCTGTTCCTCGACGAGATCGGCAACCTGCCGCTTGATCTGCAGCCCAAATTGTTGAGACTTATCGAGGAATCAACCTTCAGAAAGGTCGGCGGCGCAAAAGACATTCAGGTCAATGTCAGGATCATTGCGGCCACCAATGTTTCCATTGCCGAAGAGATTCGGACCGGACGTTTCCGCGATGATCTCTACTACCGGCTCAATGTGCTGAATATTCAGATTCCACCGCTACGAGACCGGGGTGATGACGTCCTCCTCCTGGCTGCGATTTTTCTCGATACCTTTTCCCGGGAGATGAAGAAAAAGATCAGGGGCTTTACCCCCGATGCGGAAAAGGAGATCCGGGACCATGACTGGCCGGGCAATGTGAGAGAGCTGAAAAATCATATTGAGCGCGGAGTCATCTACTGCAACGGTGACCGCCTGCACAGCACCGGACTGAAGAAAAAGATGCCCACCTCACAGGATGAGGAAAGACTGACCCTGCAGGAAATGGAAACCCTGCATATCCGAAAAGTGCTCCAGGCAACCGGCAACAATAAGTCCCAGGCGGCACGCATCCTCGACATTTCCAGAACCACCCTGCGGGAAAAACTCAACCGTTGA
- a CDS encoding response regulator, with amino-acid sequence MSDKTVKKKILIVDDEEDMIWSLQKNLNNENLQAEIMTASSGEEALEILNSRRIDLVITDIKMPGISGLDLLIEIKNRYTYTSVIIMTAFPSTEFKKEAILRGSLHFIEKPFDINALRDMVAHALREDNMFKGTVSGVGLTDVIQIKGMSRVTSALRVKDGEQQGIIYFDEGQIIHAICDDLEGEEAFYRILEFKGGVLDSMNVSNFPSRTIDLPIEALLIEGARRFDEANAGISRKDEEFNLAGLDKAEDLFVSANNKARTPIKEPTKKDGGKKHINHEEDEVMAELKDVLTEFTNIPGVNTACLVGRDGFLLDSIAISGIDTEMIGAIASSGFGASESMGAQLGKGGMSMSMIEYDNGPVMLSPIGEEAFLVIVAEKEANLGMIRLKIKKHSREIASTAAI; translated from the coding sequence GTGAGCGACAAAACCGTCAAGAAAAAGATCCTGATCGTTGATGATGAAGAAGACATGATCTGGTCTCTGCAGAAAAACCTCAACAATGAAAACCTGCAGGCTGAGATCATGACCGCCTCGTCCGGAGAAGAAGCTCTGGAGATTCTCAACAGCCGAAGAATTGATCTGGTCATTACCGACATCAAAATGCCGGGGATCAGCGGTCTCGATCTCCTGATCGAGATCAAGAACCGTTATACCTACACCTCGGTCATCATCATGACCGCCTTTCCATCCACGGAATTCAAAAAGGAGGCGATCCTGCGCGGCAGCCTCCATTTCATCGAAAAACCCTTTGACATTAATGCGTTGCGAGACATGGTGGCCCATGCCCTGCGCGAAGACAACATGTTCAAGGGAACCGTCTCCGGGGTCGGGCTGACCGATGTCATCCAGATCAAGGGGATGTCGAGGGTCACTTCTGCTTTACGGGTCAAGGATGGAGAGCAACAGGGAATCATCTATTTTGATGAAGGGCAGATCATTCATGCAATCTGCGACGATCTGGAAGGCGAGGAGGCTTTTTATCGAATACTGGAATTCAAGGGCGGGGTTCTTGACTCGATGAATGTCTCCAACTTCCCGTCCCGAACCATCGACCTGCCGATAGAGGCCTTGCTGATCGAGGGCGCCAGAAGGTTCGATGAAGCGAATGCCGGCATAAGCCGGAAAGATGAGGAGTTCAACCTTGCCGGACTGGATAAGGCGGAAGACCTGTTCGTTTCGGCAAATAATAAAGCCCGCACCCCCATCAAGGAGCCAACCAAAAAAGATGGCGGGAAAAAGCATATCAACCACGAGGAGGATGAGGTAATGGCAGAACTAAAAGATGTATTGACTGAATTCACCAACATACCGGGGGTCAACACTGCCTGCCTGGTCGGTCGGGACGGCTTTCTGCTCGACAGCATCGCCATCTCCGGCATAGACACCGAAATGATCGGGGCCATCGCTTCAAGCGGTTTCGGCGCTTCCGAGTCGATGGGCGCCCAGCTGGGCAAAGGCGGGATGAGCATGAGCATGATCGAATACGACAACGGCCCGGTGATGCTGTCACCCATCGGCGAAGAGGCCTTTCTGGTGATCGTGGCCGAAAAGGAAGCCAACCTCGGGATGATCAGGCTGAAGATCAAAAAGCATTCCCGGGAAATTGCAAGCACCGCTGCGATCTGA
- a CDS encoding ParA family protein, with the protein MTTRITVASHKGGVSKTTTTLNLGYALSMLGKKVLLVDSDPQGGIGVACNLRFTTVKGLVTILKGEATFPEVRVFIDASENLAVIGTGIEAPEDISFFEEQAQSGRLRELLNTDLAEFDYVLFDAPVGVGLITRELLAASDSFIHVINCRASTIKSVARLLQLFVWIRKTIKPGLKLAGILVSMYDEKNGVEKRYLKLLRSRLPLSLFFKTMLPYDTLYDKASVKALPVAKMAGGKKLAALYEALAGEIIAGKSGGAKVDETLTDSILSDHELERDLAGGRNGADIVWVDRRSDQLKRILGDLCEKGLCHGALLADEMGFLLAEYNSPLGGETLATYSSVLGESLIKAGSILEMPDANNLVMDLNESDKLILHWCSILDERYYLITICPQEHEALGEIEQAANQIVEELSA; encoded by the coding sequence GTGACCACAAGAATAACCGTTGCCAGCCACAAGGGCGGAGTCAGCAAGACCACAACTACCCTGAATCTCGGGTATGCCTTGAGCATGCTCGGGAAAAAGGTTCTCCTGGTGGACAGCGACCCCCAGGGAGGAATCGGCGTCGCCTGTAACTTAAGATTTACCACGGTCAAAGGGCTGGTCACGATTTTAAAGGGAGAGGCGACTTTTCCTGAAGTCCGGGTTTTTATTGATGCCTCTGAAAACCTGGCGGTAATCGGCACCGGCATCGAAGCGCCTGAGGATATTTCCTTCTTCGAGGAGCAGGCGCAATCAGGCCGTCTCCGGGAACTTCTGAATACCGACCTTGCGGAGTTCGACTACGTTTTGTTTGACGCCCCGGTCGGTGTCGGCCTGATCACCAGAGAGCTGCTGGCGGCCAGTGACTCCTTCATCCACGTGATCAACTGCCGGGCCAGTACCATCAAATCCGTGGCCAGGCTTCTGCAGCTCTTCGTCTGGATCAGAAAAACCATAAAACCCGGCTTGAAGCTCGCCGGAATCCTGGTCTCGATGTATGACGAAAAAAACGGGGTAGAGAAAAGATACCTGAAGCTGCTCAGGTCGAGACTTCCCTTAAGCCTTTTTTTCAAAACCATGCTCCCCTACGACACTCTGTATGACAAGGCCAGTGTAAAGGCGCTGCCGGTTGCTAAAATGGCGGGAGGGAAAAAACTGGCAGCCCTGTATGAGGCGCTGGCAGGGGAGATCATCGCTGGAAAAAGTGGCGGGGCGAAAGTTGATGAAACCCTGACGGATTCGATCCTGAGTGATCATGAACTTGAGCGGGATCTGGCCGGAGGCAGGAACGGGGCGGATATTGTCTGGGTTGACCGACGCAGCGATCAGCTGAAAAGAATCCTCGGTGATCTGTGCGAAAAGGGGTTATGCCATGGAGCGCTGCTGGCCGACGAGATGGGTTTTCTCCTCGCTGAATACAACAGCCCGCTTGGCGGTGAAACGCTGGCAACCTACAGTTCGGTCCTTGGCGAATCGCTCATTAAAGCGGGCTCGATTCTTGAAATGCCCGACGCGAACAACCTGGTAATGGACCTGAACGAGTCGGACAAACTCATTCTCCACTGGTGCTCCATCCTCGATGAACGTTACTACCTGATCACCATCTGCCCGCAGGAACACGAAGCGCTCGGAGAAATCGAACAGGCCGCCAACCAGATAGTGGAAGAACTTTCCGCCTGA
- a CDS encoding cyclic nucleotide-binding domain-containing protein: MKKNADVISKHEELVAKHIREGNTDEAIKSLLFLITKYAQGQDFETAETLREKIISVDPMALTEAIKAHEIIERARTSPSDKGHMEIWAKLYDKLTIDEANTLFNDMQDVVFRPGQAIFEQGGNNSNLYFCNSGQAKHLYTKDNREIFIKKVAPGNIAGEDTFFDASLCTTSLVAIDKVKMQYLDRDTLNRWRHTAPELEAKVRSFSDKETKVHDLLKKNAMDRRTQKRVGLPGRVLIKLVNEEGVPIGKTLRGNMGDVSVGGVSFHINVKDRTHAQLLLGRRLHVKFSMPPTMSYVERLGLALGVRFNGPGSDDKDDYSVHIKFEKMLGHRELVDAEKFQKVVAIQR; the protein is encoded by the coding sequence ATGAAAAAGAATGCGGATGTCATCAGCAAACACGAAGAGCTTGTTGCCAAGCATATCCGGGAAGGAAACACCGACGAAGCGATAAAATCACTTCTCTTTCTCATCACCAAATACGCCCAGGGTCAGGACTTCGAAACTGCGGAAACCCTTCGGGAGAAGATAATTTCCGTAGACCCGATGGCCCTTACCGAGGCGATCAAGGCCCATGAAATTATCGAGCGGGCCCGCACCAGCCCTTCCGATAAGGGGCATATGGAGATCTGGGCCAAGCTTTATGACAAGCTGACCATCGACGAAGCGAATACTCTTTTCAACGATATGCAGGATGTGGTTTTTCGTCCCGGGCAGGCGATATTTGAACAGGGAGGCAATAATTCAAATCTCTATTTCTGCAACTCCGGCCAGGCCAAACATCTCTATACCAAGGACAACCGGGAGATTTTTATCAAAAAAGTGGCTCCGGGGAATATTGCCGGGGAAGATACGTTTTTTGACGCCTCGCTTTGCACAACGAGTCTGGTGGCAATCGACAAGGTGAAAATGCAGTATCTCGATCGAGACACATTAAACCGGTGGCGGCACACCGCACCGGAACTCGAAGCGAAGGTGCGCAGTTTTTCGGACAAGGAAACCAAGGTCCACGATCTTCTGAAAAAAAATGCCATGGATCGGCGGACCCAGAAACGGGTCGGTTTGCCGGGCAGAGTGCTGATCAAGCTGGTCAATGAAGAAGGGGTGCCGATCGGCAAGACCCTGCGCGGGAATATGGGTGATGTTTCGGTGGGTGGCGTTTCGTTCCATATCAACGTGAAAGATCGTACTCACGCGCAGTTGCTGTTGGGAAGAAGGCTGCATGTGAAATTCAGCATGCCCCCGACCATGTCTTATGTCGAGAGGCTGGGGCTTGCCCTGGGGGTAAGGTTTAACGGCCCCGGAAGTGACGACAAGGATGACTACTCGGTCCACATCAAATTTGAAAAGATGTTGGGGCACCGTGAATTGGTTGATGCGGAAAAATTCCAGAAGGTGGTGGCGATTCAGCGGTAA
- the ettA gene encoding energy-dependent translational throttle protein EttA — translation MAAEGNKIIYSMIRVSKFFNKKPVLENISLSYFYGAKIGVLGLNGSGKSSLLKILAGVDQEFNGEIHLSPGYTIGFLEQEPNLDPGKTVRDIVEEGVQETVDLLAEFNRINEQFSEPMSDDEMNALIEKQGKVQDKLDALDAWDLDSKLEMAMDALRCPPGDTSIKILSGGEKRRVALCRLLLKKPDILLLDEPTNHLDAETVSWLEQHLQRYHGTVIAVTHDRYFLDNVAGWILELDRGRGIPWEGNYSSWLDQKQKRLALEEKQESDRQKTLQRELEWIRMNPKGRHAKAKARITAYDKLLEEAGQDKVRDLQIYIPPGPRLGKLVIEADKVSKAYGDRLLVENMTFSLPPGGIVGVIGPNGAGKTTLFRMITGQETADSGSFKIGDTVTLAYVDQSRDDLNPEHTIWQAITGGSETLMLGNREVNSRAYVARFNFSGTEQQQKVGLLSGGQRNRVHLAKMLKEGANVILLDEPTNDLDVNTLRALEEALENFGGCAVVISHDRWFLDRIATHILAFEGNSQVVYFDGNYSEYEEDRKARLGHEADQPHRIKYRHLTR, via the coding sequence ATGGCGGCAGAAGGCAACAAGATCATCTACTCGATGATCCGGGTGAGTAAATTCTTTAACAAAAAACCGGTTCTCGAAAACATCTCGCTCTCCTATTTTTACGGGGCGAAGATCGGGGTTCTGGGACTGAACGGTTCAGGCAAAAGTTCGCTGTTGAAAATTCTGGCCGGGGTGGACCAGGAGTTTAACGGCGAAATCCATCTTTCCCCCGGCTACACCATCGGTTTTCTGGAACAGGAACCAAATCTTGATCCCGGAAAAACGGTCAGGGACATTGTCGAGGAAGGGGTCCAGGAAACCGTGGATCTGCTGGCCGAGTTCAACCGGATCAACGAACAGTTTTCCGAACCGATGTCCGATGACGAAATGAATGCCCTCATCGAAAAACAGGGCAAGGTGCAGGACAAACTGGATGCTCTCGACGCCTGGGATCTGGATTCCAAGCTGGAAATGGCCATGGACGCTTTGCGCTGCCCTCCTGGCGACACTTCGATCAAAATTCTTTCCGGCGGCGAGAAAAGAAGGGTCGCCCTCTGCCGTCTGCTCCTGAAAAAACCGGACATTCTCCTCCTTGACGAACCGACCAACCACCTGGATGCGGAAACCGTCTCCTGGCTCGAACAACACCTGCAGCGCTACCACGGCACGGTCATCGCGGTCACCCACGACCGGTACTTCCTCGACAACGTGGCCGGCTGGATCCTCGAACTCGACCGGGGCCGCGGTATTCCATGGGAAGGGAACTACTCTTCATGGCTCGACCAGAAACAGAAACGACTGGCCCTGGAGGAAAAGCAGGAATCCGACCGGCAGAAAACCCTGCAGCGGGAGCTGGAGTGGATCAGGATGAACCCCAAAGGGCGGCACGCCAAGGCTAAAGCCAGGATCACCGCCTACGACAAGTTGCTGGAAGAAGCAGGCCAGGACAAAGTGCGTGACTTGCAGATCTATATCCCGCCCGGTCCACGCCTCGGCAAACTGGTCATCGAAGCTGACAAGGTGAGCAAGGCCTATGGCGATCGTCTGCTGGTCGAGAACATGACCTTTTCCCTTCCCCCCGGCGGTATTGTCGGGGTCATCGGCCCGAACGGCGCCGGCAAGACCACCCTGTTCAGAATGATCACCGGTCAGGAAACCGCCGACTCAGGCTCATTCAAGATCGGCGACACCGTCACCCTCGCCTATGTGGACCAGAGCAGAGATGACCTCAATCCAGAACATACGATCTGGCAGGCAATCACCGGCGGCAGCGAGACCCTGATGCTCGGCAACCGCGAGGTCAACTCCAGGGCCTACGTGGCGCGTTTTAATTTTTCCGGCACCGAGCAGCAGCAGAAAGTAGGGCTCCTGTCGGGAGGGCAGCGCAACCGGGTCCACCTGGCGAAGATGCTCAAGGAAGGCGCCAACGTCATTCTGCTCGACGAGCCGACCAACGATCTTGACGTCAACACCCTGCGCGCCCTGGAGGAAGCGCTGGAGAATTTCGGCGGCTGCGCCGTGGTGATCAGCCATGACCGCTGGTTTCTGGATCGAATCGCCACCCACATCCTCGCCTTCGAGGGCAACAGCCAGGTGGTGTACTTCGACGGCAACTACTCAGAATATGAGGAAGACCGCAAGGCCCGCCTCGGCCACGAGGCAGACCAGCCCCACCGGATCAAATACCGGCACCTGACCAGATAA